From Cyanobium sp. Tous-M-B4, the proteins below share one genomic window:
- the infC gene encoding translation initiation factor IF-3, translating to MPPRPRFDRRAPVRELPNINDRISYPNLRVVDADGSQLGVITREEALEVAKDRELDLVLVSEKADPPVCRIMDYGKYKFEQEKKAKEAKKKSHQTEVKEVKMRYKIDSHDYQVRIGQAQRFLKDGDKVKCTVIFRGREIQHTALAEVLLYRMAKDLEDNAEIQQPPKREGRNMIMFLSPRKAAAPKGNSKAAAAAETAS from the coding sequence ATGCCTCCACGTCCCCGTTTTGACCGCCGTGCTCCCGTGCGGGAGCTGCCCAACATCAACGACCGCATCAGCTACCCCAACCTGCGGGTGGTGGATGCCGATGGCAGTCAACTGGGGGTGATCACCCGCGAGGAGGCCCTTGAAGTGGCCAAGGACCGCGAGCTCGATCTGGTGTTGGTGAGCGAGAAGGCCGATCCGCCGGTGTGCCGGATCATGGATTACGGCAAATACAAGTTTGAACAGGAAAAGAAGGCCAAAGAAGCCAAGAAGAAGTCGCATCAGACGGAAGTAAAAGAGGTGAAGATGCGCTACAAGATCGACTCGCACGACTATCAAGTGCGGATCGGTCAGGCGCAGCGCTTCCTTAAGGACGGCGACAAGGTGAAGTGCACCGTGATCTTCCGCGGCCGCGAAATCCAGCACACAGCCCTGGCTGAAGTGCTGCTTTACCGCATGGCCAAGGACCTCGAGGACAACGCCGAGATCCAGCAGCCCCCCAAGCGGGAAGGCCGCAACATGATCATGTTCCTGAGCCCCCGCAAGGCCGCCGCTCCAAAGGGCAACAGCAAGGCCGCCGCCGCAGCCGAAACAGCCAGCTAA
- a CDS encoding glutathione peroxidase, which produces MAISVSNVAVRDAKGDERILGEWAGKVLLIVNVASRCGFTRQYAGLQALQESYGPQGLAVLGFPCNDFGAQEPGTLPEIQQFCSSTYGADFELLDKVVMAEEPYTTLSQSEPAGPVAWNFEKFLVGKDGTVLGRYKSNVEPDSAELKGAIEAALAA; this is translated from the coding sequence ATGGCTATCTCCGTGAGCAATGTGGCCGTGCGCGACGCCAAAGGCGACGAGCGCATTTTGGGCGAATGGGCCGGCAAGGTGCTGCTGATCGTGAACGTAGCCAGCCGCTGCGGCTTCACCCGCCAATACGCAGGCCTGCAGGCGCTTCAGGAGAGCTACGGCCCCCAGGGCCTGGCGGTGCTCGGCTTCCCCTGCAACGATTTCGGCGCCCAAGAGCCCGGCACGCTGCCAGAGATTCAGCAGTTCTGCTCCAGCACCTACGGCGCTGATTTTGAGTTGCTCGACAAGGTGGTAATGGCCGAAGAGCCCTACACCACCCTCAGCCAAAGCGAGCCCGCTGGCCCCGTGGCCTGGAACTTCGAGAAGTTTCTAGTGGGCAAGGATGGCACCGTGTTGGGCCGCTACAAGAGCAATGTGGAGCCCGATTCAGCTGAGCTGAAGGGCGCCATCGAAGCTGCCCTGGCCGCCTGA
- a CDS encoding SH3 domain-containing protein yields MTQSSAAWRWAALLGFALITPVGLPAGGADRRPHEVRRRSASDPLISTRAVALRVAPEQRAPALQQLGPGEPLRVLRSWRGSSGQRWLQVEVADRRGWVPAG; encoded by the coding sequence ATGACGCAGTCGTCTGCAGCTTGGCGCTGGGCGGCCCTGCTTGGTTTCGCCCTGATCACCCCCGTGGGTTTGCCCGCCGGAGGGGCTGATCGGAGGCCCCATGAGGTGCGGCGGCGTAGCGCCAGCGATCCCTTGATTTCTACTCGTGCTGTGGCTTTGCGGGTCGCTCCTGAACAACGGGCACCTGCCCTGCAGCAACTTGGGCCAGGTGAGCCCCTGCGGGTGCTGCGCAGCTGGCGGGGCAGCTCCGGCCAGCGCTGGTTGCAGGTGGAGGTCGCTGATCGCCGTGGCTGGGTGCCGGCGGGTTGA
- the gyrB gene encoding DNA topoisomerase (ATP-hydrolyzing) subunit B — MSAESQASTKIQAAYGAEQIQVLEGLEPVRKRPGMYIGSTGPRGLHHLVYEVVDNAVDEALAGHCDQILAVLNDDGSCAVTDNGRGIPTDIHPRTGKSALETVLTVLHAGGKFGSGGYKVSGGLHGVGVSVVNALSEWVEVTVYRQDQVHTQRFERGAPIGILQSAAGEKGRTGTSVCFKPDIEIFSTGIEFDYQTLSSRLRELAYLNGGVRIVFRDDRAAARNAAGEAHEEIYFYEGGIKEYVAYMNKEKDPLHPEIIYVNREKDGVQVEAALQWCVDAYSDSILGFANNIRTVDGGTHIEGLKTVLTRTLNTFAKKRGKRKDADTNLAGENIREGLTAVLSVKVPDPEFEGQTKTKLGNTEVRGIVDTLVGEALSEYLEFNPSVIDLILEKAIQAFNAAEAARRARELVRRKSVLESSTLPGKLADCSSRDPAESEIYIVEGDSAGGSAKQGRDRRFQAILPLRGKILNIEKTDDAKIYKNTEIQALITGLGLGIKGEEFDEKNLRYHRIVIMTDADVDGAHIRTLILTFFFRYQRALVEGGYIYIACPPLYKVERGKNHTYCYNEDDLKTTIASFGEKANYTIQRFKGLGEMMPKQLWETTMDPTTRMMKRVEIEDALEADRIFTILMGDKVAPRREFIEAHSATLDLAQLDI, encoded by the coding sequence ATGAGCGCTGAAAGCCAAGCTTCCACAAAAATTCAGGCCGCCTATGGCGCCGAGCAGATCCAGGTTCTGGAGGGCCTGGAGCCGGTTCGCAAACGGCCTGGCATGTACATCGGCTCCACCGGCCCCCGAGGCCTGCACCATTTGGTGTACGAGGTGGTCGACAACGCAGTGGATGAGGCCCTAGCCGGCCATTGCGACCAGATTCTGGCGGTGCTCAACGACGACGGCTCTTGCGCCGTCACCGACAACGGCCGCGGCATCCCCACAGATATCCACCCGCGCACCGGTAAGAGCGCCCTTGAAACCGTGCTCACGGTGTTGCACGCCGGCGGCAAGTTTGGTTCCGGTGGCTACAAGGTTTCTGGCGGCCTGCACGGCGTTGGTGTTTCGGTGGTCAATGCCCTCTCAGAGTGGGTGGAGGTCACGGTTTACCGCCAAGACCAGGTGCACACCCAGCGCTTTGAACGCGGTGCTCCGATCGGCATCCTGCAATCAGCCGCTGGTGAGAAGGGCCGCACCGGAACATCGGTGTGCTTCAAGCCCGATATCGAGATTTTCTCGACCGGCATTGAGTTCGACTACCAAACTCTCTCTTCGCGTTTGCGCGAGCTGGCCTACCTCAATGGTGGGGTGCGGATCGTCTTCCGTGACGACCGCGCCGCGGCCCGCAATGCCGCTGGCGAAGCTCACGAAGAGATCTATTTCTACGAAGGCGGCATCAAGGAATATGTCGCCTATATGAATAAGGAGAAGGATCCTCTCCACCCCGAAATCATCTACGTCAACCGCGAAAAGGACGGCGTACAGGTGGAAGCGGCACTGCAGTGGTGCGTGGATGCCTACTCAGACAGCATTCTTGGCTTTGCCAACAACATCCGCACCGTCGATGGTGGCACCCACATCGAGGGCCTCAAAACTGTGCTTACCCGCACCCTCAACACCTTTGCCAAAAAGCGCGGCAAACGCAAGGATGCCGATACCAATCTGGCTGGCGAAAACATCCGCGAGGGCCTCACCGCGGTGCTTTCGGTGAAGGTGCCCGACCCGGAATTTGAGGGTCAGACCAAAACCAAGCTGGGCAATACGGAAGTTCGCGGCATTGTTGACACCCTTGTGGGTGAAGCCCTCAGCGAATATCTTGAATTCAATCCCTCGGTGATCGATCTGATCCTCGAGAAGGCGATTCAGGCCTTTAATGCTGCTGAGGCTGCTCGCCGCGCTCGCGAGCTGGTGCGCCGCAAGAGTGTGCTCGAGAGCTCCACCCTGCCTGGCAAGTTGGCAGATTGCTCCTCCCGCGACCCGGCCGAGTCTGAGATCTACATCGTGGAGGGGGATTCAGCTGGTGGCTCTGCTAAGCAGGGGCGCGACCGTCGCTTCCAAGCGATCCTGCCATTGCGGGGCAAAATTCTCAATATCGAGAAAACAGACGACGCCAAGATCTATAAAAATACCGAGATTCAGGCGCTGATTACAGGATTAGGCCTGGGGATCAAGGGCGAAGAATTTGACGAGAAAAATCTGCGCTACCACCGTATCGTGATCATGACCGACGCCGACGTCGACGGCGCCCACATCCGTACCCTGATCCTCACCTTCTTCTTCCGTTATCAGCGGGCCCTAGTTGAAGGCGGCTACATCTACATCGCCTGCCCACCTCTCTATAAAGTGGAGCGCGGCAAAAACCACACTTACTGCTACAACGAAGACGATCTCAAGACAACGATCGCATCATTTGGTGAAAAGGCGAATTACACGATCCAGCGTTTCAAGGGCTTGGGTGAAATGATGCCCAAGCAGTTATGGGAAACCACCATGGATCCCACCACTCGCATGATGAAGCGAGTCGAGATTGAAGATGCTCTCGAAGCCGATCGCATCTTCACAATCCTGATGGGCGACAAAGTTGCCCCGCGCCGGGAATTCATCGAGGCTCATAGCGCCACCCTCGATCTAGCTCAGCTCGACATTTGA
- the miaA gene encoding tRNA (adenosine(37)-N6)-dimethylallyltransferase MiaA gives MSPTESAGQPLVIVLMGPTASGKTDLAIALAQTLDLAVLNVDSRQLYRQMDVGTAKPTAAQRGQARHELLDLRDPDQPMNLQEFRAIAEDQLKAELARKPLALLAGGSGLYLQALTQGLEPPAVPPQPQLRAQLAALGQPLCHQLLRQGDPVAAARIAPADAVRTQRAMEVLYATGRPLSSQQGATPPPWRVLELGLNPTDLTARIASRTRGLFAAGLVAETEALIKRYGAGLPLLNTIGYGEARRQLAGELSETESIALCEQRTRQFAKRQRTWFRRRHAPIWLEERSTEGQLAQALQVVERGLG, from the coding sequence ATGAGCCCAACTGAGTCCGCAGGCCAACCGCTCGTCATCGTCTTGATGGGTCCAACGGCCAGCGGTAAAACAGACCTGGCGATCGCCCTGGCTCAGACCCTGGATCTAGCGGTGCTCAACGTGGATTCGCGCCAGCTCTACCGCCAGATGGACGTGGGCACCGCCAAGCCCACGGCCGCCCAGCGGGGGCAGGCGCGCCACGAGTTGCTGGATCTGCGCGATCCCGACCAGCCGATGAACCTGCAGGAGTTTCGGGCCATCGCCGAGGACCAGCTCAAGGCCGAACTTGCCCGCAAGCCCCTGGCCCTGCTGGCTGGCGGCAGCGGCCTCTACCTTCAGGCCCTCACCCAGGGGCTGGAGCCCCCAGCGGTGCCACCCCAACCCCAGCTGCGCGCCCAGCTGGCAGCCCTCGGCCAGCCCCTCTGCCACCAGCTGCTGCGCCAGGGCGATCCGGTGGCCGCCGCCCGCATCGCCCCCGCCGATGCCGTGCGCACCCAAAGGGCCATGGAGGTGCTCTATGCCACAGGGCGGCCCCTCTCCAGCCAGCAGGGGGCCACGCCGCCGCCCTGGCGGGTGCTGGAGCTGGGCCTAAACCCCACCGACCTAACAGCCCGCATTGCCAGCCGTACCCGGGGCCTATTTGCTGCGGGGCTGGTAGCTGAAACCGAAGCGCTGATCAAGCGCTACGGGGCTGGGCTGCCCCTGCTCAACACCATCGGCTATGGCGAAGCGAGGCGGCAGCTGGCCGGCGAGCTCAGCGAAACTGAATCGATCGCCCTTTGCGAGCAGCGCACCCGCCAATTCGCCAAACGGCAACGCACCTGGTTTAGGCGGCGCCATGCGCCGATCTGGCTGGAAGAGCGCAGCACCGAGGGGCAGTTGGCCCAGGCGTTGCAAGTGGTCGAGCGCGGACTAGGGTGA